In Fusarium oxysporum Fo47 chromosome IX, complete sequence, the following proteins share a genomic window:
- a CDS encoding ribosomal protein L32e: MVAAKHIKIVKKRTKRFERHQSDRFKCVDPSWRKPKGIDSRVRRRFRGTIAMPSIGYGSNKKTRYMTPSGHKAFLVSNVNDVELLLMHNRTHAAEIAHNVSSRKRVDIIARAKQLGVKVTNPKAKVTTEV, encoded by the exons ATGGTTGCCGCTAAGCACATCaagatcgtcaagaagc GCACGAAGCGCTTCGAGCGTCACCAGAGTGATCGCTTCAAGTGTGTCGACCCCAGCTGGCGCAAGCCTAAGGGTATCGACAGCCGTGTCCGACGACGATTCCGCGGCACCATTGCCATGCCCTCT ATCGGCTATGGCTCCAACAAGAAGACCCGCTACATGACCCCCTCCGGCCACAAGGCTTTCCTCGTCAGCAACGTCAACGAtgtcgagcttctccttATGCACAACCGAACCCACGCTGCCGA GATTGCCCACAACGTCTCGTCGAGGAAGCGAGTTGACATCATTGCCCGCGCCAAGCAACTGGGTGTCAAGGTCACCAACCCCAAGGCGAAGGTTACCACCGAGGTTTAA
- a CDS encoding ribosomal protein S9/S16 gives MSTQSVQCFGKKKTATAVAHCKAGRGLIKVNGRPLSLVQPEILRFKVYEPLLVVGLDKFANVDIRCRVSGGGHTSQIYAIRQAIAKSLIAYYQKFVDEHSKNLLKQALVQFDRTLLVADNRRCEPKKFGGKGARSRFQKSYR, from the exons ATGTCTACTCAGTCAGTGCAGTGTTTTGGTAAAAAGAAGACCGCCACCGCCGTTGCTCACTGCAAG GCTGGCCGCGGTCTTATCAAGGTCAATGGACGACCTCTCTCGCTCGTCCAGCCCGAGATCTTGCGCTTCAAG GTCTACGAGCCTCTTCTCgttgttggccttgacaaGTTCGCCAACGTGGACATTCGCTGCCGGGTCTCAGGGGGTGGCCATACATCTCAA ATCTATGCCATCCGACAGGCCATCGCCAAGTCCCTGATCGCCTACTACCAGAAGTTTGTCGATGAGCACTCCAAGAACCTCCTCAAGCAGGCTCTCGTCCAGTTCGACCGAACCCTCCTCGTTGCCGACAACCGCCGATGCGAGCCCAAGAAGTTCGGTGGTAAGGGTGCCCGCTCTCGCTTCCAGAAGTCTTACCGTTAA
- a CDS encoding AAR2 protein-domain-containing protein, producing MEGDLPSIPSRPKGLTKSNSSASFGGGSAKSVSVLGTHPLGTLHVHQVSETPHEQEDDDGPPPLDPPSGQSENTVIKTSQHGSSNSFHSPSWEPLTHNMGGGDVVLILDLPEVFTVGYDSISFTAKHFGGVRDIPPGAHFFWVAHPGGLSARCGFWVVTNSVDTVHVMQWDRYNEVLGDSARAEARIQADNLDTIHSKLVPYQDPSAVNAANGEFTQATSHRNLNMWEQLTGKITEGLLNRVTGQNYDNWTVHTGDRVKGSILMAGEMELDNSISNPLLKARELNFAFSQRTKTYSTDNTGADRTLRATDATPYILSQVDASDNDLSPDDVIGEFQFSFVVGVHLGNDSCIQQWWHMLLKIFLHAHLLPLSRPSLAAAFIRTLTAQLTYSASWLEGSILDTAESQTKDLRLSLTVYKRRLDEFLQGLGNNATPEQLAVATAFAGLEAVVTGTLDWDLRGDYLRRGKVMMEDGEEVELEVADLAAEDERGEWAPEIVDLDESGRQRDLVSWND from the coding sequence ATGGAGGGAGATCTCCCGTCCATTCCGTCACGACCTAAGGGTCTGACGAAATCGAACTCAAGCGCATCTTTCGGCGGTGGCTCTGCAAAGTCCGTGTCAGTACTAGGAACACATCCTCTGGGCACTCTTCATGTTCATCAAGTCAGCGAGACGCCTCATGagcaagaagatgatgatggcccTCCGCCCTTGGATCCTCCCTCGGGACAGAGTGAGAATACTGTGATCAAGACCTCCCAACATGGCTCTTCCAACTCCTTCCACAGCCCAAGCTGGGAACCCTTGACACACAACATGGGAGGCGGAGATGTGGTACTCATATTAGACTTGCCCGAAGTCTTCACGGTTGGGTACGACTCAATATCATTTACAGCTAAGCACTTTGGTGGCGTCAGGGATATACCACCAGGTGCTCACTTCTTCTGGGTCGCTCATCCAGGAGGTCTTTCTGCTCGGTGTGGTTTCTGGGTTGTCACGAACAGTGTCGACACTGTCCATGTTATGCAGTGGGATCGATACAATGAGGTTCTGGGTGACTCAGCTCGTGCTGAAGCCCGCATCCAAGCCGATAACCTCGACACTATTCACTCAAAACTCGTCCCTTATCAAGATCCAAGTGCAGTAAACGCCGCCAACGGTGAATTCACTCAGGCTACCTCACACAGAAATCTCAACATGTGGGAGCAGTTAACTGGCAAGATCACAGAGGGCCTTCTCAATCGAGTGACAGGACAGAACTACGATAATTGGACAGTACATACCGGCGATCGTGTCAAAGGGTCGATACTCATGGCTGGCGAGATGGAGCTTGACAACTCAATCTCAAATCCATTGCTCAAGGCTCGCGAGCTCAACTTCGCGTTCAGCCAACGGACCAAAACATACTCAACAGATAACACCGGAGCCGACCGGACTTTAAGAGCCACGGATGCAACTCCTTATATCTTGTCGCAGGTTGATGCTTCTGATAATGATCTGAGCCCTGACGACGTTATCGGCGAATTCCAGTTCTCTTTCGTTGTAGGCGTCCACCTTGGTAACGATTCATGCATTCAGCAATGGTGGCATATGTTGCTGAAAATTTTTCTCCATGCTCATCTCCTCCCCCTCAGTCGACCATCTCTCGCAGCTGCATTCATTCGCACCTTGACGGCCCAACTCACGTACAGCGCCTCCTGGCTTGAAGGTTCAATTCTTGATACTGCAGAATCACAAACCAAAGATCTTCGACTTTCACTCACTGTCTACAAACGACGCTTGGACGAATTTCTGCAAGGCTTGGGGAACAATGCCACACCTGAGCAATTGGCTGTTGCTACAGCTTTTGCGGGACTTGAAGCTGTTGTGACTGGTACACTGGATTGGGATCTTCGCGGAGACTATCTACGTCGAGGTAAAGTCATGAtggaagatggcgaggaagtcGAGCTGGAGGTTGCTGATTTGGCAGCCGAAGATGAGCGTGGAGAGTGGGCACCAGAGATTGTTGATCTGGATGAGTCTGGACGACAACGCGATCTTGTCTCGTGGAACGACTAG